One region of Suncus etruscus isolate mSunEtr1 chromosome 5, mSunEtr1.pri.cur, whole genome shotgun sequence genomic DNA includes:
- the CMKLR2 gene encoding chemerin-like receptor 2, with protein MEDLEEILFEDSENYSYFPDYRNDSPEQDLEESVHLGAAHWVSLMLYCVAFVLGIPGNGVVIWFTGFKWKKTVSTLWFLNLAIADFLFLLFLPFYISYVAMDFHWPFGIWLCKANSFMAQLNMFASVFFLTAISLDRYIHLVHPDLAHRHRTLKNSLLVSLLIWLLASFLGGPALYFRDVLEVNDHFICYNNYHKEDRALALLQYHILTWVKVTVGYLFPLLTMSTCYLCLIFKVRKRHTLISNKHFCTTLAVVMAFFFCWTPFHLFSIWELAIYHTGSFHPVLQAAIPLSSGLAFLNSCLNPLLYVLISKKFQVHFRASIAEILKYTLWEVSCSGTESEQLKNSETKTPHLLETAQ; from the coding sequence ATGGAAGATCTCGAAGAAATTTTGTTTGAAGACTCGGAGAACTACTCCTATTTCCCAGACTATCGTAATGATAGTCCAGAGCAGGACTTGGAGGAAAGTGTCCATTTGGGGGCTGCCCACTGGGTCTCCCTGATGCTCTATTGTGTGGCCTTTGTCCTGGGCATTCCCGGAAATGGTGTTGTCATTTGGTTCACCGGATTCAAGTGGAAGAAAACTGTCAGCACTCTTTGGTTCCTCAATCTGGCTATTGCCGATTTCCTGTTTCTGCTCTTCCTGCCCTTCTACATCTCCTACGTGGCCATGGATTTTCACTGGCCCTTTGGCATCTGGCTGTGCAAGGCCAATTCCTTCATGGCCCAGTTGAACATGTTTGCCAGTGTTTTCTTCCTGACTGCCATCAGTCTAGACCGCTACATCCACTTGGTCCATCCAGACTTAGCTCATCGCCACCGCACCCTGAAAAACTCCCTCCTGGTTTCTCTCTTGATTTGGCTTCtggcttcttttttggggggtcctgCCCTATACTTTCGGGATGTTCTGGAAGTCAATGACCACTTTATCTGCTACAATAACTACCACAAGGAAGATCGTGCCCTGGCTTTGCTGCAGTATCACATTCTGACTTGGGTGAAAGTCACTGTCGGGTATCTCTTCCCTCTGCTGACCATGAGCACTTGCTACTTGTGTCTTATCTTCAAGGTGAGGAAGCGTCATACCTTGATCTCCAATAAGCATTTCTGTACCACCTTGGCTGTGGTCATGGCCTTCTTTTTCTGCTGGACTCCTTTCCACCTCTTCAGCATCTGGGAACTGGCCATTTACCATACTGGCTCTTTCCACCCAGTGCTGCAGGCTGCCATCCCTCTGTCCAGTGGCTTGGCCTTTCTCAATAGTTGCCTGAACCCTCTTCTGTATGTCCTGATTAGTAAGAAGTTCCAAGTGCACTTTCGGGCCTCCATTGCCGAGATACTGAAGTACACCCTGTGGGAAGTCAGCTGTTCAGGCACAGAGAGTGAGCAGCTCAAGAACTCTGAAACCAAGACCCCGCATCTCCTGGAAACAGCCCAGTGA